The following proteins come from a genomic window of Deltaproteobacteria bacterium IMCC39524:
- a CDS encoding ferritin-like domain-containing protein has product MGSKGREIVGLDVDELISVLRKAYADEWLAYYQYWAGAKVAKGPMKEAVIAELELHATEELNHALLVTNRIIQLGGDPVTDPRDWFKLTNCAYEPPDDPFVKTLLVQNIAGEQCAISVYKELMDMTKDKDPVTYNIALQIIEQEIEHEEDLQALLEDFELMLSAFKA; this is encoded by the coding sequence ATGGGAAGCAAGGGTCGAGAAATAGTCGGGCTGGATGTTGACGAACTGATCTCTGTGCTGCGTAAGGCTTACGCCGATGAATGGTTGGCTTATTATCAGTATTGGGCCGGTGCAAAAGTGGCTAAAGGGCCGATGAAGGAAGCGGTGATTGCCGAACTTGAACTACACGCGACGGAAGAGCTGAATCATGCTCTGCTGGTGACCAACCGCATCATCCAGTTGGGCGGTGATCCTGTGACCGATCCGCGCGACTGGTTCAAGCTCACAAACTGTGCTTACGAACCGCCAGATGATCCCTTCGTGAAAACACTTCTGGTGCAGAATATAGCCGGTGAGCAGTGTGCCATCAGTGTTTACAAAGAACTGATGGACATGACCAAAGACAAGGATCCCGTCACTTACAACATTGCCCTGCAGATTATAGAACAGGAGATAGAGCATGAAGAGGATTTGCAGGCGCTCCTTGAAGACTTTGAGTTGATGCTTTCGGCGTTCAAAGCTTAG
- a CDS encoding pyridoxamine 5'-phosphate oxidase family protein → MMDAEEWRLVLKLLKEQAFGVLGTNHKGHAYASLVAFAATADVRFIYFATTRATRKYLNLAADDQVALLVDNRADQALALYEAAAVTAYGTAKEVVAAERAEVLQSYLARHPQLKTFVSSPTTAIFSIEVECYHLVQRFQNVKEFRMKR, encoded by the coding sequence ATGATGGATGCAGAGGAATGGCGTCTGGTTCTCAAGCTGCTCAAAGAACAGGCCTTTGGCGTTTTGGGCACCAACCACAAGGGGCACGCGTATGCCAGCCTAGTTGCTTTCGCGGCCACGGCTGACGTACGCTTCATCTACTTCGCCACAACGCGCGCAACCCGCAAATACCTCAACCTTGCCGCCGACGACCAGGTTGCCCTATTGGTCGATAATCGTGCCGATCAAGCTCTGGCCCTTTATGAGGCGGCGGCAGTCACAGCCTATGGCACAGCGAAAGAAGTCGTGGCCGCAGAGCGCGCTGAAGTTTTGCAGAGCTACCTGGCCAGGCACCCGCAACTGAAAACCTTTGTTTCGTCACCAACCACGGCCATATTCAGCATCGAAGTCGAGTGCTATCACCTGGTTCAGCGCTTCCAGAACGTCAAAGAATTTCGGATGAAGCGATGA
- a CDS encoding PilZ domain-containing protein has translation MMKATMQSNDGYKPERRSSIRINAEIRVYYGACTSKLLTGYSIDLNTNGVFLVTTCPFDVDDNVKLKLFIPLQEEIIVSCVARVAWINHENNPPKPEYPAGVGLQFVDITPEDLCSIVGFIKIKAAL, from the coding sequence ATGATGAAGGCTACAATGCAATCTAATGATGGATATAAACCTGAAAGGCGTTCCAGCATTCGGATTAATGCGGAAATACGAGTTTACTATGGCGCTTGCACCAGTAAGCTACTTACAGGCTACAGCATAGATTTGAACACCAACGGGGTTTTCCTCGTTACAACCTGTCCATTTGATGTTGATGATAATGTGAAACTGAAACTATTTATACCTCTACAAGAGGAGATAATAGTCTCTTGCGTTGCACGCGTTGCATGGATAAATCATGAGAACAACCCCCCTAAGCCTGAGTATCCAGCCGGTGTCGGTTTGCAATTTGTCGACATAACACCGGAAGACCTCTGCTCAATAGTGGGGTTCATAAAGATCAAAGCTGCTTTGTAG
- a CDS encoding redoxin domain-containing protein, which yields MKAFQNDIARFKELNVQVLGVSSDSLKSHQAFSDQLGLSFPLIADDGSISKIYGSGRVTTLIDQQGIVRYVHKGMPDNEKLLQEVINLQSY from the coding sequence ATGAAAGCTTTTCAAAACGACATTGCGCGTTTTAAAGAGTTGAACGTCCAGGTTCTGGGCGTCAGTTCCGACTCGCTGAAATCCCACCAGGCCTTTTCTGATCAACTCGGTCTCAGCTTTCCCCTCATCGCTGATGACGGCAGCATAAGCAAGATCTACGGCAGCGGTCGGGTGACCACGCTGATTGACCAGCAGGGTATTGTGCGTTATGTCCACAAAGGCATGCCGGACAACGAAAAGTTGTTGCAGGAAGTCATCAATTTACAGAGTTATTAG
- a CDS encoding PEP/pyruvate-binding domain-containing protein yields the protein MNLLIPFTDLSREAVKSFGGKAMMLARLQQEGFMVPAGYCLPVSVYHDFLVETGLDAFITMELQRKDFRAMRWEELWDVSLRIRNHFLSRAWPKVIKEKLLKDLSEGPANWSSVAVRSTAPGEDSASQSFAGLHESRVMLQGAEAILEAIRIVWASLWSDGALLYRHELGLDPGKSGMAVIIQEMVVGEVSGILFTRAPQDGSVMMAEAVWGLNQALVDGSIEPDRWQFNRATGAVTEKHEVVHTVALRPTTHGTELSPLGEAQRGQSPFDPVLCRELFQAGCQLEASLGQALDIEWTYSDKNLHILQARPITTSLQTEEGDERPWYLSLHRSLDNLEALRMELEQQVLPGMDHDAEKMSAVELSHLSNRTLAGEYLRRRRILDKWLSVYKEKCIPMAHGLRLFGEFYNDLLKPEDPHEFINLLHSDDLLAVKRNRQLREIAELLRNDHRLLQQLKDGRGLPDGSHLKLRLEAFNHEYSGINWVLPQELDLSSWLVKLAEQDSDDKGKGLKQADREQSFFDQVPETEHGMADRILAVAKASYLLRDNDNLYLGKVRAGVSAAEQEIRERIGYGVSEGLDKILPETTEKKVFSRYESQREPVESPDTWQLARQLVGQPAGPGVNSGPARVLDNASVLTDFKAGEVLVCDAIEPNMTFLAPLAAAIIERRGGMLVHGAIIAREYGIPCVTGIPEATKVIKSGDQLTVDGYLGIVTIDRGED from the coding sequence ATGAACTTGCTGATTCCCTTTACAGACCTCAGCCGGGAGGCCGTCAAATCCTTTGGTGGCAAAGCCATGATGCTGGCGCGTTTGCAGCAAGAGGGCTTTATGGTTCCGGCCGGATATTGCCTGCCGGTGAGTGTCTATCATGACTTCCTTGTTGAAACCGGCCTCGACGCGTTCATAACCATGGAGCTGCAGCGCAAGGATTTTCGCGCGATGCGCTGGGAGGAGCTCTGGGATGTCTCCCTGCGAATTCGCAACCACTTCCTCTCTCGCGCGTGGCCAAAGGTGATCAAAGAGAAACTGCTCAAGGACTTGAGCGAAGGTCCGGCCAACTGGTCCTCGGTGGCCGTTCGCTCCACGGCTCCCGGAGAAGATTCAGCAAGCCAGTCTTTTGCAGGTCTGCACGAAAGCCGCGTTATGTTGCAGGGGGCAGAGGCCATTCTGGAGGCGATTCGTATTGTCTGGGCATCACTCTGGTCGGATGGCGCATTGCTCTATCGGCACGAACTTGGATTGGATCCTGGCAAGAGTGGTATGGCCGTAATCATCCAGGAGATGGTCGTCGGAGAGGTGTCCGGGATACTCTTCACCCGAGCACCCCAGGACGGCAGCGTCATGATGGCCGAGGCGGTCTGGGGTTTGAACCAGGCTCTCGTTGATGGCTCCATTGAGCCTGACCGCTGGCAATTCAATCGTGCCACTGGTGCCGTAACCGAAAAGCATGAAGTTGTTCACACCGTCGCACTGCGGCCTACGACACACGGCACCGAGTTGTCTCCCCTCGGGGAGGCACAAAGAGGACAATCACCCTTTGATCCCGTCCTTTGTCGGGAGCTGTTCCAGGCAGGGTGTCAATTGGAAGCCAGCCTCGGCCAGGCCCTCGATATCGAATGGACCTATTCTGACAAAAACCTGCATATTCTCCAGGCACGCCCGATCACAACGTCTTTGCAGACTGAAGAAGGTGATGAACGGCCCTGGTACCTGAGCCTCCATCGTAGCCTCGACAACCTTGAAGCATTGCGCATGGAACTTGAGCAGCAGGTCTTGCCGGGAATGGATCATGACGCAGAGAAGATGAGTGCTGTCGAACTGTCTCACCTTAGCAACCGGACTCTTGCCGGGGAGTATCTCCGCCGCAGGCGAATTCTGGACAAATGGCTGAGTGTCTATAAAGAGAAGTGCATACCGATGGCTCACGGCTTACGACTGTTTGGTGAGTTTTACAATGATTTGCTTAAGCCTGAAGATCCGCATGAGTTCATCAACCTGCTGCATTCAGATGATTTGCTCGCTGTAAAACGCAACCGGCAACTGCGCGAGATCGCAGAACTGCTGCGAAACGACCATCGCCTGTTGCAGCAGCTTAAAGACGGCCGTGGGCTTCCGGACGGGAGCCATCTGAAATTGAGGCTCGAAGCGTTTAACCACGAATACAGCGGTATTAACTGGGTTTTGCCCCAAGAGCTGGACCTGAGCTCCTGGCTGGTGAAGTTGGCCGAGCAGGATAGCGACGACAAAGGCAAGGGTTTAAAGCAGGCTGACAGGGAACAATCCTTTTTCGACCAGGTGCCTGAAACAGAACACGGCATGGCAGACCGAATTCTGGCGGTTGCCAAAGCCAGTTATCTCCTGCGAGACAATGACAATCTCTATCTGGGCAAGGTCAGAGCCGGTGTTTCCGCTGCCGAGCAGGAAATTCGCGAACGGATTGGTTACGGGGTATCAGAAGGCCTTGATAAAATTCTGCCTGAGACAACAGAAAAAAAAGTCTTTTCAAGGTATGAATCGCAGCGAGAGCCCGTCGAAAGCCCTGACACCTGGCAACTCGCCCGTCAACTGGTTGGTCAACCCGCAGGGCCCGGGGTCAACTCAGGTCCGGCAAGGGTTCTGGATAATGCAAGCGTCCTGACCGATTTTAAAGCGGGGGAGGTTTTGGTCTGCGACGCCATCGAGCCAAACATGACCTTCCTGGCGCCGCTGGCCGCAGCGAT